ATCCGGGCGTTCGCCTCGACCTACTCGGTGAGCACCTTCACCGTGGTCGAGGCCTACGACCGGCTGGTGGCCCAGGGCTTGCTGGTAAGCAAGGGCAATGCGGGGTTCTTCGTCAATCGTGCGGCGAACGAGCTACTGGAAAAGCACAACGTCGAGGTCGACACCAGTCGCCCCACCTTCAATTCCGAGTGGTACCTGCAGCAGATCTTCGAGATCCGTCAGTTGCCGTTCAAGCCCGGTTGCGGCTGGCTGCCCAACGACTGGATGTACGAGGAAGGCCTGCGTCGCGGCCTGCGCCAGGTCGCCGGCAGCCCGCTGGAGCTGTCCGGCTACGGCGACCCCCTGGGCCTGCCGGAGCTGCGCGCGCTGACCGCGCAGAACCTGCAGCAGGAACTGTCGATCGTCGCCAACCCGGCGCAGCTGATGCTCACCCACGGCGCCAGCCAGGCTCTGGACCTGGCCGTGCGCACCTTGGTGCGCCCCGGCGACGTGGTGCTGGTGGACGACCCCGGCTACCCCAACCTGATGAGCATCCTGCGCACCCAGGGCGCCACCCTGGTGGGTGTGCCGCGTACCCCGGCGGGCTACGACCTCGACCAGCTCGAGCGCCTGTTGGCCCACCACCGCCCCACGGCGTTCTTCACCCAGCCGCACCTGCACAGCCCGACCTGCTCGCGCACCCCGCTGGCGCAACTGCACCGCCTGCTGCAACTGGCCAGCCAGCATGGCTTCCGGCTGGTGGAGAACAACCTCTACGCCGACATGATCGCCGACCCGCTGCCGTGCCTGGCCAGCCTCGACCACCTGCAGCAGGTGGTGTACGTGGGCAGCTACTCGAAAAGCATCTCGCCCAACGTGCGGGTCGGCTACCTACTGGCGAACCCCGAACTGACCCAGCAACTGCTGCACCTGAAGATGCGCTCAGGCCTGACCACCTCGCAGGTGATGGAGCGGGTGGTGTACGCCGCAATCATCGACGGTCGCTGGCGCAAACACCTCAAGCGCCTGCGCCAGCGCTTGGCCGAGGCGCATCAGGAAGTGGGGAGGCACCTGCACCGGCTGGGCTTCGAGCTGTTCATCGAATCGGACGAGGGGATGTATATCTGGACCCGCCATCCGGCGATCCCCGACAGCGCCGCGCTGCTGGACGATGCCCTGGAGAAAGGCATCATGCTCGGGCCCGGACAGCTATTCATGGTAGATGCCAAGGCCACCGGGTGGATGCGCTTCAATGTGGCGTTCAGCACCGATCCGGCGATGTGGGAGTTGTTGGAGAAGGTGCTGGTGAAGCATGTGCGCCGAGGTTGAAATGGATACTTCTCGTAAGCGCAGGATAACGATTTCCCAACAAGTATTGGGATGTTCGGCATGGACCGGAAAAAGCCGACAGTCTGTCAGGACCTAGCCCATGCCGAAAAGAGATTTTTAAGGCTTAATATACCAATACCTATCTGGTGGTATCCCCACCGACTCGAGGCCAGATCGCTTGTTCGGTGGAGTAGTTCCACGTACAAGATAATGCATGTCCGAGATAATCGTTCTTGCGTCACCAAAATACGAGTGCCCCACCAAGTCAGTGTCCACGCTGGACGCATCTATCGTGTCCATCCCATCTAGGACGACAATCCCTTTGCCTGACTCACCCGCTCGCGAATACCCATGAATCATCTTTGACGCCATGAGCGCCTTGTCATTCGACGATGCATATAAGGTAAAGCTCCTGCCTGGCGAGACCAGTTTAGGAGCGATGTCACGTTTGAAAACTTCTGCATCTATATCTGGTGCTGCCAGAATAATCCCTCTGACCTTTTGTGCCAGTTCCGGACGTTCGGAGCTCAAAGCAGCGAGTGCGCGAGTCAACCCTCGTGTTCCCATGCTGTGGGCAACCAGGTAGATATGCGTCGCACTTGTTTTCTCCATGAAATCTCTGAGGAAATTTTTAATATCAAGCTCCGCCCACTCGAT
This window of the Pseudomonas mosselii genome carries:
- a CDS encoding aminotransferase-like domain-containing protein codes for the protein MLQLHPDSSTPLVNQIIDGLRALIDDQTLKPGAKVPSIRAFASTYSVSTFTVVEAYDRLVAQGLLVSKGNAGFFVNRAANELLEKHNVEVDTSRPTFNSEWYLQQIFEIRQLPFKPGCGWLPNDWMYEEGLRRGLRQVAGSPLELSGYGDPLGLPELRALTAQNLQQELSIVANPAQLMLTHGASQALDLAVRTLVRPGDVVLVDDPGYPNLMSILRTQGATLVGVPRTPAGYDLDQLERLLAHHRPTAFFTQPHLHSPTCSRTPLAQLHRLLQLASQHGFRLVENNLYADMIADPLPCLASLDHLQQVVYVGSYSKSISPNVRVGYLLANPELTQQLLHLKMRSGLTTSQVMERVVYAAIIDGRWRKHLKRLRQRLAEAHQEVGRHLHRLGFELFIESDEGMYIWTRHPAIPDSAALLDDALEKGIMLGPGQLFMVDAKATGWMRFNVAFSTDPAMWELLEKVLVKHVRRG